A genomic segment from Oryctolagus cuniculus chromosome 14, mOryCun1.1, whole genome shotgun sequence encodes:
- the LOC100340154 gene encoding eIF5-mimic protein 2-like isoform X1 produces the protein MKKRFDPTQFQDCIIQGLTETGTDLEAVAKFLDASGTKLDYRRYAETLFDILVAGGMLAPGGTLADDMMHTDVCVFAAQEDLETMQAFAQVFNKLIRCYKYLEKGFEDEVKKLLLFLKGFSELERNKLAMLTGVLLANGTLNASILNSLYNENLVKEGFSAAFAVKLFKSWINEKDINAVAASLRKVSMDNRLMELFPANKQSVEHFTKYFTEAGLKELSEYVRNQQTIGARKELQKELQEQMSRGDPFKDIILYVKEEMKKNNIPEPVVIGIVWSSVMSTVEWNKKEELVAEQAIKHLKQYSPLLAAFTTQGQSELTLLLKIQEYCYDNIHFMKAFQKIVVLFYKAEVLSEEPILKWYKDAHVAKGKSIFLEQMKKFVEWLKNAEEESESQAEEGD, from the coding sequence atgaaaaagaggtTTGACCCTACTCAATTTCAAGACTGTATTATTCAAGGCTTAACTGAAACTGGTACTGATTTGGAAGCAGTAGCGAAATTTCTTGATGCCTCTGGAACAAAACTTGATTACCGCCGATATGCAGAAACACTCTTCGACATTCTGGTGGCCGGTGgaatgctggccccaggtggTACActggcagatgacatgatgcaTACAGATGTCTGCGTGTTCGCAGCTCAAGAAGATCTAGAGACCATGCAAGCATTTGCTCAGGTATTTAACAAGTTAATCAGGTGCTACAAATACCTGGAGAAAGGTTTTGAAGATGAAGTAAAAAAGCTGCTGCTTTTCTTAAAGGGTTTTTCAGAGTTGGAGAGGAACAAGCTGGCTATGTTGACTGGTGTTCTTCTGGCTAATGGGACACTTAATGCATCCATTCTTAATAGCCTTTACAATGAGAATTTGGTTAAAGAAGGGTTTTCAGCAGCTTTTGCTGTAAAGCTCTTTAAATCATGGATAAATGAAAAAGATATCAATGCCGTAGCTGCAAGTCTTCGGAAAGTCAGCATGGACAACAGACTGATGGAACTCTTTCCTGCCAATAAGCAAAGCGTTGAACACTTCACGAAGTATTTTACTGAGGCAGGCCTGAAAGAACTTTCAGAATACGTTCGGAATCAGCAAACCATAGGAGCTCGTAAAGAGCTCCAGAAAGAACTTCAAGAACAGATGTCTCGTGGTGATCCATTTAAGGATATCATTTTGTACGTCAAGGAAGAGATGAAAAAAAACAACATCCCGGAACCAGTTGTCATTGGAATAGTCTGGTCCAGTGTAATGAGCACTGTGGAGTGGAACAAAAAAGAGGAGCTTGTAGCGGAGCAAGCCATCAAGCACTTGAAGCAATACAGCCCTCTACTTGCTGCCTTTACTACTCAAGGTCAGTCTGAGCTGACTCTGTTACTGAAGATTCAGGAGTACTGCTATGACAACATTCATTTCATGAAAGCCTTCCAGAAAATAGTGGTGCTTTTTTATAAAGCGGAAGTCCTGAGTGAAGAGCCCATTCTGAAGTGGTATAAAGATGCACATGTTGCAAAGGGAAAAAGTATCTTCCTTGAGCAAATGAAGAAGTTTGTAGAATGGCTCAAAAATGCTGAAGAAGAATCTGAGTCTCAAGCTGAAGAAGGTGACTGA
- the LOC100340154 gene encoding eIF5-mimic protein 2-like isoform X2: MPLEQNLITADMQKHSSTFWWPVECWPQVFNKLIRCYKYLEKGFEDEVKKLLLFLKGFSELERNKLAMLTGVLLANGTLNASILNSLYNENLVKEGFSAAFAVKLFKSWINEKDINAVAASLRKVSMDNRLMELFPANKQSVEHFTKYFTEAGLKELSEYVRNQQTIGARKELQKELQEQMSRGDPFKDIILYVKEEMKKNNIPEPVVIGIVWSSVMSTVEWNKKEELVAEQAIKHLKQYSPLLAAFTTQGQSELTLLLKIQEYCYDNIHFMKAFQKIVVLFYKAEVLSEEPILKWYKDAHVAKGKSIFLEQMKKFVEWLKNAEEESESQAEEGD; the protein is encoded by the exons ATGCCTCTGGAACAAAACTTGATTACCGCCGATATGCAGAAACACTCTTCGACATTCTGGTGGCCGGTGgaatgctggccccag GTATTTAACAAGTTAATCAGGTGCTACAAATACCTGGAGAAAGGTTTTGAAGATGAAGTAAAAAAGCTGCTGCTTTTCTTAAAGGGTTTTTCAGAGTTGGAGAGGAACAAGCTGGCTATGTTGACTGGTGTTCTTCTGGCTAATGGGACACTTAATGCATCCATTCTTAATAGCCTTTACAATGAGAATTTGGTTAAAGAAGGGTTTTCAGCAGCTTTTGCTGTAAAGCTCTTTAAATCATGGATAAATGAAAAAGATATCAATGCCGTAGCTGCAAGTCTTCGGAAAGTCAGCATGGACAACAGACTGATGGAACTCTTTCCTGCCAATAAGCAAAGCGTTGAACACTTCACGAAGTATTTTACTGAGGCAGGCCTGAAAGAACTTTCAGAATACGTTCGGAATCAGCAAACCATAGGAGCTCGTAAAGAGCTCCAGAAAGAACTTCAAGAACAGATGTCTCGTGGTGATCCATTTAAGGATATCATTTTGTACGTCAAGGAAGAGATGAAAAAAAACAACATCCCGGAACCAGTTGTCATTGGAATAGTCTGGTCCAGTGTAATGAGCACTGTGGAGTGGAACAAAAAAGAGGAGCTTGTAGCGGAGCAAGCCATCAAGCACTTGAAGCAATACAGCCCTCTACTTGCTGCCTTTACTACTCAAGGTCAGTCTGAGCTGACTCTGTTACTGAAGATTCAGGAGTACTGCTATGACAACATTCATTTCATGAAAGCCTTCCAGAAAATAGTGGTGCTTTTTTATAAAGCGGAAGTCCTGAGTGAAGAGCCCATTCTGAAGTGGTATAAAGATGCACATGTTGCAAAGGGAAAAAGTATCTTCCTTGAGCAAATGAAGAAGTTTGTAGAATGGCTCAAAAATGCTGAAGAAGAATCTGAGTCTCAAGCTGAAGAAGGTGACTGA